The following are encoded in a window of Oncorhynchus mykiss isolate Arlee chromosome 11, USDA_OmykA_1.1, whole genome shotgun sequence genomic DNA:
- the nfu1 gene encoding NFU1 iron-sulfur cluster scaffold homolog, mitochondrial — protein MATYRQVGRLLGISARISSPLAVRAYQFAGLHWTPHIGVTRRWSLPPFSVVSARTMFIQTQDTPNPNSLKFLPGRMVLEQGTMDFTAPREAYCSPLARQLFRIDGVKGVFLGPDFITITKTDVDLEWKLIKPDVFAAIMDFFTSGLPVVNEEDTPRADTAPSDDDDEVIAMIKELLDTRIRPTVQEDGGDVLYCGFEDGIVKLKLQGSCTSCPSSMVTLKSGIQNMLQFYVPEVEGVEQVKDEQEEVAQG, from the exons ATGGCGACTTACAGGCAGGTCGGGAGGTTGTTGGGTATTTCTGCAAGAATTTCAAGTCC gCTTGCTGTGCGTGCATATCAGTTTGCTGGACTGCATTGGACTCCACACATTGGTGTTACCAGGAGATGGTCACTGCCACCATTTTCAGTTGTATCTG CAAGGACCATGTTTATTCAGACCCAGGACACTCCCAACCCAAACAGCTTGAAATTTCTGCCTGGTCGCATGGTCCTTGAACAAGGAACGATGGATTTTACTGCACCCCGTGAAGCCTATTGCTCCCCCCTCGCAAG GCAGCTATTTAGAATTGATGGTGTCAAGGGTGTCTTTTTGGGTCCTGACTTCATAACCATAACCAAG ACAGATGTAGATCTGGAATGGAAGTTAATCAAACCTGATGTGTTTGCTGCCATTATGGACTTCTTCACATCTGGACTCCCTGTTGTCAATGAGGAGGACACCCCTCGTGCAGATACAG CACcatcagatgatgatgatgaggtgaTTGCTATGatcaaagagcttctggacaccCGAATCAG GCCAACAGTGCAGGAGGATGGTGGAGATGTCCTGTATTGTGGCTTTGAGGATGGCATTGTAAAGCTGAAGCTGCAGGGCTCCTGCACCAGTTGCCCCAGCTCCATGGTCACTCTGAAGAGTGGCATCCAGAATATGTTGCAGTTCTATGTCCCTGAAGTGGAAGGGGTGGAGCAG GTGAAGGATGAGCAAGAGGAGGTTGCCCAAGGCTGA